A genomic region of Bubalus kerabau isolate K-KA32 ecotype Philippines breed swamp buffalo chromosome 10, PCC_UOA_SB_1v2, whole genome shotgun sequence contains the following coding sequences:
- the PPP1R14D gene encoding LOW QUALITY PROTEIN: protein phosphatase 1 regulatory subunit 14D (The sequence of the model RefSeq protein was modified relative to this genomic sequence to represent the inferred CDS: deleted 1 base in 1 codon) gives MLSSSPASCTSPNPDKENPSKKVHWASGRRRTSSTDSESKSQSDPFRPRSRKPSRLTVKYDRGQLQRWVEMEQWVDTQVQELFQDQPTSSEPRSTWRLSWNYPQRSRRLSWRLFSKTAPAPQSLLSLSCSVNSRNFGDSVDLRNKPCETSFISLSTAQSALNPWIFGWVGNHSLGPRRGTWRMRRDI, from the exons ATGCTGTCTTCAAGCCCTGCTTCCTGCACATCTCCTAACCCGGACAAGGAGAATCCAAGTAAGAAGGTTCACTGGGCTTCTGGGAGGAGGAGGACATCATCCACGGACTCCGAGTCGAAGTCCCAGTCCGACCCCTTCCGACCCCGGTCCCGGAAACCCAGCCGGCTGACGGTGAAGTATGACCGGGGGCAGCTGCAGCGCTGGGTGGAGATGGAGCAGTGGGTGGACACCCAGGTTCAGGAGCTCTTCCAG GATCAACCAACTTCTTCAGAGCC GAGATCGACCTGGAGGCTCTCATGGAACTATCCACAGAGGAGCAGAAGACTCAGTTGGAG gctcttctccaaAACTGCTCCCGCCCCACAGAG cCTTTTATCTCTGAGCTGCTCAGTCAACTCAAGAAACTTCGGAGACTCAGTCGACCTCAGAAATAAGCCTTGTGAGACTAGCTTCATCAGCCTCAGCACTGCCCAGTCTGCCCTGAACCCCTGGATCTTTGGCTGGGTGGGAAACCACTCCTTGGGACCCAGACGAGGAACATGGAGAATGAGGAGGGACATTTGA
- the ZFYVE19 gene encoding abscission/NoCut checkpoint regulator, with protein sequence MESRCYGCAVKFTLFKKEYGCKNCGRAFCSGCLSFSAAVPRAGNTQQKVCKQCHEVLTRGSSPASASKWSPPQNYKKRVAALEAKQKPSTPRSHGLTQQDQVIAERLARLRRENKPKSVPSQAEIEARLAALKDAPQGPVPSTQEMEARLAVLQGRVPSSQAPQLAHQPPDPRTQVQQAQDLLTQLTVEVAIDESWEQEGPATSIQNDLNRGGPGAQSTSSRGQATWSLEEEKSRLLAEAAVELREENTRQERILALAKRLAVLQGRDPDRVTLQDYYLPDSDDEEEEEKAIQRVLRQLTEEAALDEASGFNIPVEPTPQPQDQSCGAEPKAQAMATRPEEEEEELPWCCICNEDATLRCAGCDGDLYCNRCFREGHDAFELKEHQTSAYQPLHKGRGH encoded by the exons ATGGAGAGTAGGTGCTACGGATGCGCTGTCAAGTTCACCCTCTTCAAGAAGGAG TATGGCTGTAAGAACTGTGGCCGGGCCTTCTGTTCCGGCTGCCTAAGCTTCAGTGCAGCAGTTCCCCGAGCTGGAAACACTCAACAGAAGGTCTGCAAGCAGTGCCATGAGGTTCTGACCAG AGGATCTTCTCCTGCCAGTGCCTCCAAGTGGTCACCACCTCAGAACTATAAGAA GCGTGTGGCAGCATTGGAAGCCAAGCAGAAGCCCAGCACTCCCCGGAGCCATGGACTGACCCAGCAAGATCAAGTCATTGCTGAGCGCCTAGCACGGCTCCGCCGGGAGAACAAGCCCA AGTCAGTGCCCTCGCAGGCGGAGATAGAAGCCAGGCTAGCTGCACTGAAGGATGCACCCCAGGGTCCCGTCCCCTCCACCCAGGAGATGGAGGCAAGGCTCGCTGTGCTGCAAGGCAGAGTTCCATCTTCTCAGGCCCCCCAGCTG GCACATCAACCACCGGACCCCAGGACCCAGGTGCAGCAGGCACAGGATCTGCTGACACAGCTAACAGTGGAGGTGGCTATTGATGAGAGCTGGGAACAAGAAGGCCCAG CCACCTCTATCCAGAACGACCTCAACCGGGGAGGCCCAGGGGCCCAGAGCACCAGTTCCAGGGGGCAAGCCACctggtccctggaggaggagaagagcaGGTTGCTGGCTGAGGCAGCAGTCGAGCTTCGGGAGGAGAACACGCGGCAGGAGCGCATCCTGGCCCTCGCCAAGCGCCTGGCTGTGCTGCAGGGACGGGACCCTGACAGAG TGACCCTCCAGGACTACTACCTTCCAGACAGCGAtgatgaagaggaggaagagaaggccaTCCAGAGAGTCCTGCGGCAG CTTACCGAAGAAGCTGCCCTGGATGAGGCAAGTGGCTTTAACATCCCTGTGGAGCCAACTCCCCAACCCCAAGACCAGTCCTGCGGGGCAGAGCCTAAG GCCCAGGCCATGGCCACCAGGcctgaggaagaggaagaggagctcCCTTGGTGCTGCATCTGCAATGAGGATGCCACCCTTCGCTGTGCTGGCTGCGACGGAGACCTCTACTGCAACCGCTGCTTCCG GGAAGGCCACGATGCCTTTGAGCTTAAAGAGCACCAGACATCTGCCTACCAGCCCCTGCATAAAGGCCGAGGGCACTGA